Proteins encoded within one genomic window of Deltaproteobacteria bacterium:
- the tsaE gene encoding tRNA (adenosine(37)-N6)-threonylcarbamoyltransferase complex ATPase subunit type 1 TsaE produces the protein MRFVSQSPADTRSLAAGLGGACDEDGGVISLTGPIGAGKTLFVKALAGALGIEERAVASPTFVIAGEYPTARAGAPWRLVHVDFYRVESEGELEAAGLLDWLEAGTLLVAEWGERFLTALPADRLEIRIARGEAAESRILEAAALGPRSQALLARWSKRWP, from the coding sequence ATGCGATTCGTTTCCCAGAGCCCCGCTGACACGCGCAGCCTCGCGGCTGGCCTCGGCGGCGCGTGCGACGAAGACGGAGGCGTGATCTCGCTGACCGGCCCGATCGGTGCCGGCAAGACCCTCTTCGTGAAAGCGCTCGCGGGCGCGCTCGGCATCGAGGAGCGCGCCGTCGCGAGCCCGACCTTCGTGATCGCGGGCGAGTACCCGACTGCGCGCGCCGGCGCGCCGTGGCGGCTCGTGCACGTCGATTTCTACCGCGTCGAGAGCGAGGGTGAGCTCGAAGCCGCGGGGCTGCTCGACTGGCTCGAGGCAGGCACGCTGCTCGTCGCCGAGTGGGGCGAGCGATTCCTCACCGCACTTCCTGCGGACCGGCTGGAAATTCGCATTGCGAGAGGCGAAGCTGCCGAGTCCCGAATTTTGGAGGCCGCCGCGCTCGGACCGCGCTCGCAGGCACTCCTCGCGCGCTGGAGCAAGCGATGGCCCTGA
- the tilS gene encoding tRNA lysidine(34) synthetase TilS, whose amino-acid sequence MLDALAASCDALALRGARVLVAISGGVDSCTLLRALAEIAAQRGLALAAGHVNHGLRGAESDADEACAADLAKHLGVAFAARSVAPRALREGVASRARPTLQEAARKLRHAALREIASELRCDVIATAHTLDDQAETVLMRLFRGASPAGMGGIPERSADGLVVRPLLGVSRAQIERAASEWGLSWREDGSNRDPHYARGRLRTSGLSQTAAQLNPEWLRAVGQMAEAQRKESEWIDEQVAREAERLIARGDTALSIERAGLRALPDALARRLVREALRALGGARDVSRAQIERSLSFARAARPGARLTLPLGLCLRAERERCWLERSGSRDSRC is encoded by the coding sequence GTGCTCGACGCGCTCGCAGCGTCCTGCGACGCGCTCGCGCTGCGGGGCGCGCGCGTGCTCGTCGCGATCTCGGGCGGCGTCGACTCGTGCACGCTCTTGCGCGCACTGGCTGAGATCGCGGCGCAGCGCGGACTCGCGCTCGCCGCGGGGCACGTGAACCACGGCCTGCGCGGCGCGGAGTCGGACGCGGACGAGGCCTGCGCGGCGGATCTCGCGAAGCACCTCGGCGTCGCGTTCGCGGCGAGGTCGGTCGCGCCGCGTGCGCTGCGCGAAGGAGTCGCCTCGCGCGCGCGGCCCACGCTGCAGGAGGCCGCGCGCAAGCTGCGCCACGCCGCGCTGCGCGAGATCGCGAGCGAGCTGCGCTGCGACGTCATCGCGACGGCGCACACACTCGACGACCAAGCCGAGACCGTGCTGATGCGCCTCTTCCGCGGCGCGAGCCCGGCGGGCATGGGCGGCATTCCCGAGCGCAGTGCGGACGGACTCGTCGTGCGCCCGCTGCTCGGCGTCTCGCGTGCGCAGATCGAACGCGCCGCGAGCGAGTGGGGTCTCTCCTGGCGCGAGGACGGGAGCAATCGTGATCCGCACTACGCGCGCGGGCGGCTGCGCACCAGCGGGCTCTCGCAGACGGCGGCGCAGCTGAATCCCGAATGGCTCAGGGCCGTCGGCCAAATGGCCGAAGCGCAGCGGAAGGAGTCGGAGTGGATCGACGAGCAAGTTGCGCGCGAAGCAGAGCGCCTGATCGCGCGAGGCGACACCGCGCTCTCGATCGAGCGCGCGGGCCTGCGGGCGTTGCCCGATGCGCTGGCGCGGCGGCTCGTGCGCGAGGCGCTGCGTGCGCTGGGCGGCGCGCGCGATGTCTCGCGCGCACAGATCGAGCGCTCGCTCTCTTTCGCACGCGCAGCGCGTCCGGGCGCGCGGCTCACGCTGCCGCTCGGCCTGTGCCTGCGTGCCGAGCGCGAGCGCTGCTGGCTCGAGCGCTCAGGCAGCCGCGACTCGCGCTGCTAG
- a CDS encoding TIGR00159 family protein, protein MIEALRDLVMGQLAELRAFLETSYEPVRDTLDIVLVALAIYWVLILIRGTRAMQVLAGLGLLMGVRVLADAAELNTVTWLLDNFVGAAVLIVVILFQNDIRRALARVGRGLSPRFAEREESRVVEEVVRACAELVRRRIGGLVVFERETRLEDLMEGGSPLDAAVSKDLVVSLFLPTSPLHDGAVVISHGRISHASCILPLTLRTELPEGVGTRHRAALGITEESDAIAVVVSEETSAISLAQGGELVTQIDPARLRVALWDAFARGPEEREEKPDDAEGESETRTARP, encoded by the coding sequence ATGATCGAGGCGCTGCGCGATCTCGTGATGGGGCAGCTCGCCGAGCTGCGCGCCTTCCTCGAGACGAGCTACGAGCCGGTGCGCGACACGCTCGACATCGTGCTCGTGGCGCTCGCCATCTACTGGGTGCTGATCCTCATCCGCGGCACACGCGCGATGCAGGTGCTCGCGGGCCTCGGCCTCTTGATGGGCGTGCGCGTGCTCGCCGACGCCGCCGAGCTGAACACGGTGACGTGGCTGCTCGACAACTTCGTCGGCGCCGCGGTGCTGATCGTCGTGATCCTGTTCCAGAACGACATCCGCCGCGCGCTCGCGCGGGTCGGGCGCGGGCTCTCGCCGCGCTTCGCGGAGCGCGAGGAGTCGCGGGTGGTCGAGGAGGTGGTGCGCGCGTGCGCCGAGCTCGTGCGGCGGCGCATCGGCGGGCTGGTCGTGTTCGAGCGCGAGACCCGCCTCGAAGACTTGATGGAAGGCGGTAGCCCGCTCGACGCCGCGGTCTCGAAGGACCTCGTCGTCTCGCTCTTTCTCCCCACCTCGCCCCTGCACGACGGCGCGGTCGTGATCTCGCACGGCCGCATCTCGCACGCGAGCTGCATTCTTCCGCTCACGCTTCGCACCGAGCTGCCGGAAGGCGTCGGCACGCGACACCGCGCGGCGCTCGGCATCACCGAAGAGAGCGACGCGATTGCGGTGGTGGTGAGCGAGGAGACTTCCGCGATCTCGCTCGCGCAAGGCGGCGAGCTCGTCACGCAGATCGATCCAGCGCGCCTGCGCGTCGCGCTGTGGGACGCCTTCGCGCGCGGACCCGAGGAGCGCGAAGAGAAGCCGGACGACGCCGAGGGCGAGTCCGAAACGCGGACGGCGCGCCCGTGA
- a CDS encoding NAD(P)H-hydrate dehydratase, with protein sequence MLTYRWPLATAAEMRALDRHTIDVLGVPGEVLMESAGQAIAAQALRLLGRGGEVWCYCGAGNNGGDGFVVARLLHLRGVAVRIAQVGDGARFTPEAAANFARAERAGVPLVKPSAAPPRGSVLVDAIFGTGLAREVAGAAARAIRRINASRPQCKVLAVDVPSGVEADGGQVLGAAVEADVTVCLGLPKLGLTQEPARSLAGEIVVARIGIVDAAPGVAPRAEGWTRVAASRALPKRPRGGHKGTFGHVLIAGGSTGKAGAAALAARGAARGGAGLVTVACPRSQSAILQRASLEAMTAPLAESKHGTFARDAEQALSALARERSALVLGPGCGRDAETRAALRAFALAAPGPLVLDADGLVAFEGHVEALQARRAPTVLTPHPGEAGMLLGLTPKQINSSRPLHARALAERTRAIVVLKGAGTVIAEPSGRIAVNPTGGPVLGTGGTGDVLAGLTGALLAQKVAAFEAATLAAFVHGAAGDLVASRRGSRGALASEIADSIPEVMRALAEKEPQIGAGDAIRFPEPR encoded by the coding sequence ATGCTCACCTACCGCTGGCCCCTCGCGACCGCCGCCGAGATGCGCGCGCTCGATCGCCACACGATCGACGTGCTCGGCGTGCCCGGCGAAGTGCTGATGGAGAGCGCGGGCCAGGCGATCGCGGCGCAGGCGCTGCGGCTGCTCGGCCGTGGCGGCGAGGTCTGGTGTTACTGCGGCGCGGGGAACAATGGCGGCGACGGCTTCGTCGTCGCGCGGCTGCTGCATCTGCGCGGCGTGGCAGTCCGGATCGCGCAAGTGGGGGACGGCGCGCGCTTCACGCCCGAGGCTGCGGCGAACTTCGCGCGTGCCGAGCGCGCGGGCGTCCCGCTCGTGAAGCCGAGCGCAGCGCCGCCGCGCGGCAGCGTGCTGGTCGACGCGATCTTCGGCACCGGCCTCGCACGCGAGGTCGCAGGCGCCGCCGCCCGCGCGATCCGGCGCATCAACGCGAGCCGGCCGCAGTGCAAAGTGCTCGCGGTCGACGTGCCTTCGGGCGTCGAGGCGGATGGCGGCCAGGTGTTAGGGGCAGCGGTCGAGGCGGACGTCACGGTGTGTCTCGGTCTCCCGAAGCTCGGGCTCACGCAGGAGCCGGCGCGGTCTCTCGCGGGCGAGATCGTGGTGGCCCGCATCGGCATCGTGGATGCGGCGCCCGGCGTCGCGCCGCGCGCGGAAGGCTGGACGCGCGTCGCCGCGTCGCGCGCGCTGCCGAAGCGACCGCGCGGGGGGCACAAGGGCACGTTCGGACACGTGCTGATCGCGGGCGGCTCCACCGGCAAGGCCGGCGCGGCCGCTCTCGCAGCGCGCGGCGCGGCGCGCGGCGGAGCAGGGCTCGTGACGGTCGCGTGCCCACGCTCGCAGAGCGCGATCTTGCAGCGCGCGAGCCTCGAGGCGATGACGGCGCCGCTGGCCGAGTCGAAGCACGGCACGTTCGCGCGCGACGCCGAGCAGGCGCTCAGCGCGCTCGCGCGCGAGCGGAGCGCGCTCGTGCTCGGCCCGGGCTGCGGGCGCGACGCCGAGACGCGCGCCGCGCTGCGCGCCTTCGCCCTCGCCGCGCCCGGGCCGCTCGTGCTCGACGCGGACGGCCTCGTCGCGTTCGAGGGGCACGTCGAGGCGCTGCAGGCGCGCAGGGCGCCGACCGTCCTCACGCCGCATCCCGGCGAGGCGGGGATGCTGCTCGGCCTCACGCCGAAGCAGATCAACTCGTCGCGGCCGCTGCACGCGCGCGCGCTCGCCGAGCGCACCCGCGCGATCGTGGTGCTGAAGGGCGCGGGCACCGTGATCGCGGAGCCGAGCGGGCGCATCGCGGTGAATCCCACCGGCGGCCCGGTGTTGGGGACGGGCGGCACCGGCGATGTGCTTGCGGGCCTCACGGGCGCGCTGCTCGCGCAGAAGGTGGCCGCGTTCGAGGCAGCGACGCTCGCCGCATTCGTGCACGGCGCGGCGGGAGATCTCGTGGCGTCGCGTCGCGGCAGCCGCGGCGCGCTGGCCAGCGAGATCGCCGACTCGATTCCCGAGGTGATGCGCGCGCTCGCCGAGAAGGAGCCTCAGATCGGAGCGGGCGATGCGATTCGTTTCCCAGAGCCCCGCTGA
- the folP gene encoding dihydropteroate synthase — MFRIRSRSRDSRARSEAKPSGDRTVASKSAKPESHERERPSSTGRTTELFHRDRVTILGVLNVTPDSFSDGGRFADLAAALAGARAQLAAGAHVLDVGGESTRPGAQPVTTVEEIARTRPVVEALAKELGAPISIDTRRAEVAEAALDAGACIVNDVSGGADAALLRVAAQRGALVILGHLRGQPATMMRDIAFGDVVAEVGDELAAAIARAEAAGIARERIVADPGIGFGKRTAHNLALLANVERFRARLGVPILVGPSRKAFLGELTSEPVPARRDLSTHAACAVAVFAGADAVRVHDVAGARIAAQVALALREARR; from the coding sequence ATCTTCCGGATCCGGAGCCGATCGCGGGATAGCAGGGCGCGCAGCGAGGCGAAGCCGAGCGGAGATCGAACAGTGGCCTCGAAGTCCGCAAAACCTGAGAGCCACGAGCGCGAGCGTCCCTCGTCGACCGGGCGCACCACCGAGCTGTTCCATCGCGACCGCGTGACGATTCTCGGCGTGCTCAACGTCACGCCCGACTCGTTCTCCGATGGCGGGCGCTTCGCGGACCTCGCTGCCGCTCTCGCCGGGGCCCGCGCACAGCTCGCGGCCGGCGCGCACGTCCTCGACGTGGGTGGCGAGTCGACGCGGCCGGGCGCGCAGCCCGTAACAACCGTGGAAGAGATCGCGCGCACGCGGCCCGTGGTCGAGGCGCTCGCGAAGGAGCTCGGCGCGCCGATCTCGATCGACACGCGGCGCGCAGAGGTCGCAGAGGCTGCGCTCGACGCGGGCGCCTGCATCGTGAACGACGTGAGCGGCGGCGCCGACGCCGCGCTGCTGCGCGTCGCGGCGCAGCGAGGCGCGCTCGTGATCCTCGGGCACCTGCGCGGGCAGCCCGCGACGATGATGCGCGACATCGCGTTCGGGGACGTCGTCGCCGAAGTGGGAGACGAGCTCGCCGCCGCGATCGCGCGCGCCGAGGCCGCGGGGATCGCGCGCGAGCGCATCGTCGCGGACCCCGGCATCGGCTTCGGCAAGCGCACCGCGCACAACCTCGCGTTGCTCGCGAACGTCGAGCGGTTCCGCGCGCGGCTCGGCGTCCCCATTCTCGTCGGGCCCTCGCGCAAGGCGTTCCTCGGCGAGCTGACGAGCGAGCCGGTTCCCGCCCGCCGCGATCTCTCGACGCACGCTGCGTGCGCCGTCGCGGTGTTCGCCGGCGCCGACGCAGTGCGCGTGCACGATGTCGCCGGCGCACGCATCGCCGCGCAGGTCGCGCTCGCGCTGCGGGAGGCGCGACGATGA
- a CDS encoding phosphoglucosamine mutase — protein MSERLFGTDGVRGTANVHPMTAELALQLGQAVAHVFRGGSGKHRIVIGKDTRLSGYMFEDALAAGICSMGVNVIQVGPIPTPAMAFLTADMRCDAGVMISASHNPFHDNGIKFFAHDGFKLPDEVEDQIERLITSGDLARLRAAPDRIGQARRIEDAQGRYVVMLKKTFPLELRLDGLRVVLDCANGAAYRVGPTVLEELGAELFTIGVEPNGRNINDGVGSQHPEKLIEKVRELRADIGIAVDGDADRVVLVCEKGRVVDGDAMLALCARDLAERGGLAGRAVVATVMSNLGLERALAEIGVDLVRTQVGDRYVVEEMRRHGYNLGGEQSGHVIFLDHNRTGDGLLTALQVLAIMKRKNRPLSELASGIERFPQVLVNVAVAQKRPLDSLPEFTRQLRQVEQALGDRGRVLIRYSGTEAKARVMVEGENEAHVSALANELADALKRALAAATG, from the coding sequence ATGAGCGAGCGACTGTTCGGCACGGACGGCGTGCGCGGGACTGCGAACGTGCACCCGATGACCGCCGAGTTGGCACTGCAGCTCGGGCAGGCCGTCGCGCACGTCTTCCGGGGCGGCAGCGGCAAGCACCGCATCGTGATCGGCAAGGACACGCGCCTCTCGGGCTACATGTTCGAGGACGCCCTCGCCGCGGGCATTTGCTCGATGGGCGTGAACGTGATTCAGGTCGGCCCGATCCCGACGCCGGCGATGGCGTTCCTCACGGCGGACATGCGCTGCGACGCGGGCGTGATGATCTCGGCCTCGCACAATCCGTTTCACGACAACGGGATCAAGTTCTTCGCGCACGACGGCTTCAAGCTGCCCGACGAGGTCGAGGATCAGATCGAGCGCTTGATCACGAGCGGCGATCTCGCGCGGCTGCGCGCGGCGCCCGATCGCATCGGCCAGGCGCGCCGCATCGAGGACGCGCAGGGCCGCTACGTCGTGATGCTGAAGAAGACGTTTCCGCTCGAGCTGCGCCTCGACGGGCTGCGCGTCGTGCTCGACTGCGCGAACGGCGCGGCCTACCGCGTCGGCCCGACCGTGCTCGAGGAGTTGGGAGCGGAGCTGTTCACGATCGGCGTGGAGCCGAACGGGCGCAACATCAACGACGGTGTGGGCTCGCAGCATCCCGAGAAGCTGATCGAGAAAGTGCGCGAGCTGCGCGCCGACATCGGCATCGCGGTCGACGGCGACGCTGACCGCGTCGTGCTCGTGTGCGAGAAGGGCCGCGTGGTCGACGGCGACGCGATGCTCGCGCTGTGCGCGCGCGACCTCGCCGAGCGCGGCGGCCTCGCGGGCCGCGCGGTGGTCGCGACCGTGATGAGCAACCTCGGCCTCGAGCGCGCGCTGGCCGAGATCGGCGTCGATCTCGTGCGCACGCAGGTCGGCGACCGCTACGTGGTCGAGGAGATGCGCCGCCACGGGTACAACCTCGGCGGCGAACAGTCCGGCCACGTGATCTTCCTCGACCACAACCGCACCGGCGACGGGCTGCTCACCGCGCTGCAGGTGCTCGCGATCATGAAGCGCAAGAATCGCCCGCTCTCGGAGCTTGCCAGTGGCATCGAGCGCTTCCCGCAAGTGCTCGTCAACGTGGCGGTGGCGCAGAAGCGACCGCTCGATTCGCTGCCCGAGTTCACGCGCCAGCTGCGCCAGGTCGAGCAGGCGCTTGGCGACCGTGGGCGCGTGCTGATCCGCTACTCCGGCACCGAGGCGAAAGCGCGCGTGATGGTCGAGGGCGAGAACGAGGCGCACGTCAGCGCGCTCGCGAACGAGCTCGCCGACGCCCTGAAGCGGGCGCTCGCCGCCGCGACCGGCTGA
- the ftsH gene encoding ATP-dependent zinc metalloprotease FtsH, producing the protein MVLWVGILLVVILLFAVVNKREEVPAEKTYSQLVEALRHGQVTELVIEDGHVTGKDSDAKKFQSYYSEAAGERFFSEVEAARERDPNLRVEMKPKAEASAWQQMLFAWGLPLLLIIGFWVFMARQMQAGGGKAMSFGKSRARLLTENQTRITFEDVAGVEESKVELEEIIAFLRDPKKFTRLGGRIPKGVLLVGPPGTGKTLLARAVAGEAGVPFFSISGSDFVEMFVGVGASRVRDLFMQGKKHAPCIIFIDEIDAVGRHRGAGLGGGHDEREQTLNQLLVEMDGFESNEGVILISATNRPDVLDPALLRPGRFDRRVVVPRPDLRGRLAILRVHTRKVPLSDDVDLEVLSRGTPGFVGADLQNLVNEAALLAARREANRVAMADFEKAKDKVLMGAERRSMIMSDEEKRTTAYHEAGHALVALLTEHSDPVHKVTIIPRGMALGLTQTLPEEDRHSYTRDQMVAIIKYAMGGRAAEELVFSHFSTGAANDLQRSTRLARDMICTYGMSDAIGPVSFDDESGDVFLGRDYMTRKNYSEKTAELIDDEVKRLLTTLYDEAKHILASNRERLDRIAEALLERETLETSDLTKLIAGESLPPLPPPTGGAVATAKPPKPARTREASPVRGGDLPDPEPIAG; encoded by the coding sequence ATGGTGCTGTGGGTCGGCATTCTGCTGGTCGTGATCCTCTTGTTCGCGGTCGTGAACAAGCGCGAAGAGGTTCCCGCAGAGAAGACCTACAGCCAGCTGGTCGAGGCGCTGCGGCACGGACAGGTGACCGAGCTCGTGATCGAGGACGGCCACGTCACGGGCAAGGACTCGGACGCGAAGAAATTCCAGTCGTACTACAGCGAGGCCGCGGGCGAGCGCTTCTTCAGCGAGGTGGAGGCCGCGCGCGAGCGCGACCCGAACCTGCGCGTCGAGATGAAGCCGAAGGCCGAGGCGTCCGCGTGGCAGCAGATGCTGTTCGCGTGGGGCCTGCCGCTGCTGCTGATCATCGGGTTCTGGGTGTTCATGGCGCGGCAGATGCAGGCGGGCGGCGGCAAGGCGATGAGCTTCGGCAAGTCGCGCGCGCGCCTGCTCACCGAGAACCAGACGCGCATCACGTTCGAAGACGTGGCGGGCGTCGAAGAGTCGAAAGTCGAGCTGGAAGAGATCATCGCGTTCCTGCGCGACCCGAAGAAGTTCACGCGGCTCGGTGGGCGCATTCCGAAGGGAGTGCTGCTCGTGGGCCCGCCCGGCACCGGCAAGACGCTGCTCGCGCGCGCGGTCGCGGGCGAAGCGGGCGTGCCGTTCTTCTCGATCTCGGGGTCGGACTTCGTCGAGATGTTCGTGGGCGTCGGCGCGTCGCGCGTGCGCGATCTCTTCATGCAGGGCAAGAAGCACGCGCCCTGCATCATCTTCATCGACGAGATCGACGCCGTGGGCCGGCACCGCGGCGCGGGCCTCGGCGGTGGGCACGACGAGCGCGAGCAGACGCTGAACCAGCTGCTCGTCGAGATGGATGGCTTCGAGTCGAACGAGGGCGTGATCCTGATCTCGGCGACCAATCGCCCCGACGTGCTCGATCCCGCCTTGTTGCGACCGGGCCGCTTCGACCGCCGCGTGGTCGTGCCGCGGCCCGACCTGCGCGGGCGGCTCGCGATCTTGCGCGTTCACACGCGCAAGGTCCCGCTCTCGGACGACGTCGATCTCGAGGTGCTCTCGCGCGGTACGCCCGGGTTCGTGGGCGCGGACCTGCAGAACCTCGTGAACGAGGCTGCGCTGCTCGCCGCGCGCCGCGAAGCGAACCGCGTCGCGATGGCCGACTTTGAGAAGGCGAAGGACAAAGTGCTGATGGGCGCGGAGCGCCGCAGCATGATCATGAGCGACGAGGAGAAGCGGACGACGGCGTATCACGAGGCCGGCCACGCGCTCGTCGCGCTGCTCACCGAGCACAGCGATCCGGTGCACAAGGTCACGATCATCCCGCGCGGAATGGCGCTCGGCCTCACGCAGACGCTGCCCGAAGAGGACCGCCACTCGTACACGCGCGATCAGATGGTCGCGATCATCAAGTACGCGATGGGCGGCCGCGCCGCGGAAGAGCTGGTGTTCTCGCACTTCTCGACCGGCGCCGCGAACGACCTTCAGCGCTCGACGCGACTCGCGCGCGACATGATCTGCACCTACGGCATGAGCGACGCGATCGGGCCCGTCTCGTTCGACGACGAGAGCGGCGACGTCTTCCTCGGGCGCGACTACATGACGCGCAAGAACTACAGCGAGAAGACCGCCGAGCTGATCGACGACGAGGTGAAGCGCCTGCTCACCACGCTTTACGACGAGGCGAAGCACATTCTCGCTTCGAACCGCGAGCGGCTCGATCGCATCGCCGAGGCGCTGCTCGAGCGCGAGACGCTCGAGACGAGCGATCTCACCAAGCTGATCGCGGGCGAGTCGCTGCCGCCCTTGCCGCCGCCGACGGGCGGCGCTGTCGCGACCGCGAAGCCGCCGAAGCCCGCGCGCACGCGCGAGGCGTCGCCGGTGCGAGGCGGGGATCTTCCGGATCCGGAGCCGATCGCGGGATAG
- a CDS encoding aspartate kinase has product MALIVQKFGGTSVADVARIQNVARRVVRTLEAGNQVAVVVSAMAGETNSLVALAKQVGGDHPDPREYDALTSIGESKTIALLAMAIHQLGHKARSFTGTQMGMLTDSSFTRARIQNIDTAKIGAVLNEGGVAVLAGFQGVDDAGNVTTLGRGGSDTSAVAIAAAVKADVCEIYTDVDGVYTTDPNLVPAAKKLNRISFEEMLEMASLGAKVLQIRSVKFAMQFGVPLCVRSSFDDSEGTWVVREEDVVERLVVSGVTYNRGEAKIRVIGVKDSPGVAAKLFGAIADNGIVVDMIVQNASADGTTDMTFTVPRDDFARAKAIAEQIAPQVGASHVEGDKSIAKVSVVGLGMKDHAGVAAQMFRVLASEGINIQMIGTSEIKISVVVEEKYTELAVRALHAAFVEAGAEAPRAEA; this is encoded by the coding sequence ATGGCCCTGATAGTCCAGAAGTTTGGCGGCACGAGCGTCGCCGATGTCGCGCGCATCCAGAACGTGGCGCGGCGCGTCGTGCGCACGCTCGAGGCCGGCAATCAGGTGGCGGTCGTCGTGTCGGCGATGGCGGGCGAGACGAACTCGCTCGTCGCGCTCGCGAAACAGGTCGGCGGCGATCACCCGGATCCGCGCGAGTACGACGCGCTCACGTCGATCGGAGAGTCGAAGACGATCGCGCTGCTGGCGATGGCGATTCATCAGCTCGGCCACAAGGCGCGCAGCTTCACGGGCACGCAGATGGGCATGCTCACGGACTCGAGCTTCACGCGCGCGCGCATCCAGAACATCGACACGGCCAAGATCGGTGCGGTGCTGAACGAGGGCGGCGTCGCGGTGCTCGCTGGCTTCCAGGGCGTCGATGATGCGGGCAACGTGACGACGCTCGGCCGCGGTGGCTCGGACACGTCGGCGGTGGCGATCGCGGCCGCGGTGAAGGCCGACGTGTGTGAGATCTACACCGACGTCGACGGCGTCTACACGACGGACCCGAACCTCGTGCCCGCGGCGAAGAAGCTGAATCGCATCTCCTTCGAGGAGATGCTCGAGATGGCGAGCCTCGGCGCGAAGGTGCTGCAGATTCGCTCGGTCAAGTTCGCGATGCAGTTCGGCGTGCCGTTGTGCGTGCGCTCGTCGTTCGACGACAGCGAAGGCACCTGGGTGGTGCGCGAGGAGGACGTGGTGGAACGGCTCGTAGTTTCGGGAGTCACGTACAACCGCGGCGAGGCGAAGATTCGCGTGATCGGCGTGAAGGATTCCCCCGGCGTAGCCGCGAAGCTGTTCGGCGCGATCGCCGACAACGGCATCGTCGTCGACATGATCGTGCAGAACGCCTCGGCCGACGGCACGACCGACATGACCTTCACCGTCCCGCGCGACGACTTCGCGCGCGCGAAGGCGATCGCCGAGCAGATCGCGCCGCAGGTGGGCGCGTCGCACGTGGAGGGCGACAAGTCGATCGCGAAGGTATCGGTCGTTGGCCTCGGCATGAAGGACCACGCGGGCGTCGCGGCGCAGATGTTCCGTGTGCTCGCGAGCGAGGGCATCAACATCCAGATGATTGGGACGAGCGAGATCAAGATCTCGGTCGTGGTTGAAGAGAAGTACACCGAGCTCGCCGTGCGCGCGCTGCACGCCGCGTTCGTGGAAGCGGGCGCGGAGGCGCCGCGCGCCGAGGCCTGA